The nucleotide sequence AACCGGCGGTATTATTTTTGCTTGACACAAATTTCTAAAATAGTGTATAATACTGTTGTAATGAAAAAAAGCACAACTATACTTTCTTAGATTTTTGCGTCCGCTAAAAAAATAGCGGGTGGCTTGCTTTATTTTTGATGTTGTGCAATACTGATTTTAGTGCTTATTTTACTTGAAAATAACTTCTCCACCTACCATGGGGAATTTGAAATTTTGAATAAAAAGAATTAGGTAAACTTAATACTTTAATATAAATCTCATTTAAATTATTATTTCTCGGGTGAGAATAGAGAAATAATAAGGCAATGAGCACTATTTGTATGCTTAAAGACTCCAAGAGTTTAAAGGTAAAAGATGCCTTTGGTTCGCAATCTTCTCTGTCCAAGAGAAAATTTTTCAAATCAATGTCTATGGTATCTTTGCCAAACTTGATTGAGGTTCAGTTGAATTCCTACAACTGGCTCCTAGAAAAGGGTCTCAAAGAGCTTTTGGATGAAGTCAACCCGATTGTGGACTTTACCGAAAAAGATTTGGAGCTGTCTTTCAAGGAATATTACTTGGACGAACCGAAATACAACGAAGTGGTGGCGAAGAATAAAAATATTTCCTATGAAGCGCCACTGCGATGCAAGGCGCAACTTCTCATCAAAAAAACCGGAGAGGTGAAAGAGCAGGAAATTTATCTGGGAGACTTTCCGCTGATGACTGATCGAGGAACCTTTATCATCAACGGCGTGGAAAGAGTGGTGGTCAGTCAGATCATTAGAAGCCCCGGTGTATTTTTCTCGATGGACTACCAAAAAGGCAAGAAATTGTTCGGTGCGAAAATTATTCCTAATCGAGGAGCGTGGCTGGAAATTGAGACGGACACGGAAGGCGCGATCTATGTAAAAATTGACCGGAAAAGAAAAGTAGCGATTACTTCACTTTTGCGGGCTTTTGGTTATGGCACTGACGCGAAACTTTTGGAACTTTTCAAAGATGCCGACAAGGGTGAAGTTTCTTTTATCGAGGAGACAATTAAAAAAGATATTGCGAAAAGCCAGGGAGAAGGTTACAAGGAAGTTTACAAAAGAATCCGTCCGGGAGATCTCGCAACAGAATCAAACGCCAAGCAAGTGATTGACTCGATGTTTTTTAGTTTTGAAAAATATGACTTTGGAGCTGTGGGACGCTACCGCTTGAACCAAAGACTTGAAGTGGAAGCGCCCAATGATGAATTGCATCGCGTTTTGACTCACGACGATTTGATCCGCATCATCAAAGAAATCATCCGACTGAACAATGATCCGATGGCGATTGCTGATGATATCGATCACCTGGGAAACAGACGCGTGCGCTCGGTAGGAGAGTTGGTGCAAAACAAATTGCGTGTCGGCTTTGCCAGAACTGTGCGAAACATTAAAGACCGGATGAGTACCTGCGACATGGAAACCGTCGTCCCAGGACAATTGGTCAATTCTCGCCCAATTGCTGCTTCGATCAAAGAATTTTTTGCTAGCTCGCAACTTTCGCAATTTATGGACCAGGTCAACCCGTTGGCCGAGCTTGAGCATAAGCGTCGTATCAGTGCGATGGGACCAGGCGGACTCACGCGAGAGCGCGCCGGTTTTGAAGTGCGCGACGTGCATCATTCTCATTATGGCCGGATCTGCCCGGTGGAAACTCCGGAAGGACCGAATATTGGTCTCGTTGGACATCTCGCAACGTATACTAAAATCAATCAATATGGTTTTCTAGAAACTCCTTATCTACGGGTATATAAGGAAGTCGACAACAATGAAGAGAAATTGACGAACCGAATTTTAGATGAAGAAGTGGAAGGTTTGGCAGTTGGAACTCTTTTGGATGAGACAGCGCTTAAAACAGTCTTGAAATCAAAAGCGAAAACGATCAAAGTCAAACCATTTGTGAGCCACGACATCGACTATATCAATGCGACAGTGGAAGATCGCAAAAACATAACGCACGCCGGAATTAAGATGGATGAATTTGGGAATATTTTGGACGCCGTTGTTGGTGCTCGCGTAAAGGGCAACACGACTGAAATTGAAGCGACAAAATTAGACTATATCGATGTTTCTGCCAAACAATGTATTTCTGTGGCAACTTCGCTCATTCCATTCTTGGAGCACGACGATGCTAACCGTGCACTCATGGGAAGCAATATGCAACGCCAAGCTGTGTCTTGCGTAAAACCACAAGCTCCGCTCGTGGGAACCGGCATTGAAGACAAGGCGGCAGTTGATTCAGGACAAGTGGTGGTGGCGCGCGCCGCAGGAGAAGTGACAGAAGTGGACGCGGATCATATTATTATTAAAGAAGAAGCTCCAGTGGGAGCAAAAAAACCTTTTCTCAAACGCGATTATCATTTGCAGAGTTTTGTTAAATCCAATGCCTTCACCTCGATGAATCAAGTGCCACGCGTGGCGAAGGGTGATGTGGTGAAAAAGGGACAACTTTTGGCTGACGGTGCTTCGACTGATCACGGTGAGCTATCGCTTGGACAAAACATTGTAGTGGCTTTCATTCCGTGGGAAGGTTCGAACTATGAAGACGCGATCATCATTTCTGAAAAATTGGTGCAAGATGATCGCTATAGTTCGATCCATATTGAAGATTTTTCAATCGATGTGCGTGACACTAAGCTTGGACCGGAACTCATCACTCGTGATATTCCAAACATTGGTGAAGAGCGCCTCAAAAACTTGGATGAAACGGGAATTATTGTGATTGGAGCCGAA is from Parcubacteria group bacterium and encodes:
- a CDS encoding DNA-directed RNA polymerase subunit beta; the protein is MSTICMLKDSKSLKVKDAFGSQSSLSKRKFFKSMSMVSLPNLIEVQLNSYNWLLEKGLKELLDEVNPIVDFTEKDLELSFKEYYLDEPKYNEVVAKNKNISYEAPLRCKAQLLIKKTGEVKEQEIYLGDFPLMTDRGTFIINGVERVVVSQIIRSPGVFFSMDYQKGKKLFGAKIIPNRGAWLEIETDTEGAIYVKIDRKRKVAITSLLRAFGYGTDAKLLELFKDADKGEVSFIEETIKKDIAKSQGEGYKEVYKRIRPGDLATESNAKQVIDSMFFSFEKYDFGAVGRYRLNQRLEVEAPNDELHRVLTHDDLIRIIKEIIRLNNDPMAIADDIDHLGNRRVRSVGELVQNKLRVGFARTVRNIKDRMSTCDMETVVPGQLVNSRPIAASIKEFFASSQLSQFMDQVNPLAELEHKRRISAMGPGGLTRERAGFEVRDVHHSHYGRICPVETPEGPNIGLVGHLATYTKINQYGFLETPYLRVYKEVDNNEEKLTNRILDEEVEGLAVGTLLDETALKTVLKSKAKTIKVKPFVSHDIDYINATVEDRKNITHAGIKMDEFGNILDAVVGARVKGNTTEIEATKLDYIDVSAKQCISVATSLIPFLEHDDANRALMGSNMQRQAVSCVKPQAPLVGTGIEDKAAVDSGQVVVARAAGEVTEVDADHIIIKEEAPVGAKKPFLKRDYHLQSFVKSNAFTSMNQVPRVAKGDVVKKGQLLADGASTDHGELSLGQNIVVAFIPWEGSNYEDAIIISEKLVQDDRYSSIHIEDFSIDVRDTKLGPELITRDIPNIGEERLKNLDETGIIVIGAEVASGDILVGKISPKGEGDLTSEERLLRAIFGEKSRDVKDSSLYLPHGEYGKVVDIKIFSREQGDKLSTGVIQQIQVSVAQLKKISVGDKLAGRHGNKGVISRIAPVEDMPYLPDGTPVDMILNPLGVASRMNIGQILETHLGWAALKLGYKAATPALEGVTEKQIKEELKKAGLPESGKVRLVNGRSGEKFDNDSTVGVMYVMKLHHLVDDKIHMRSIGPYSLITQQPLGGKAQFGGQRFGEMEVWALEGYGASYTLQEMLTIKSDDQMGRSKAYESIIKGDPIKSPNVPASFHVLVSELKGLGLNVELNETSADGNEDVDEVRVNQDDESI